The Longimicrobium sp. genome includes a window with the following:
- a CDS encoding sulfurtransferase, with protein sequence MRKLFPLMLGAALVAATAACPVRVPKSNPMPKWNEDLRETSGELGQRLNDPRVVVLHVGRDRTSYDAGHIPGARFLPLSAIVAERNGIPNELPSVQQLEEAFEAVGVSDNSRVVLYGDLQGLLAARAFFTLDYLGHADHAILDGGLEKWRVDERAVSTEVPAARRGSLTPRPRADLVVTAEWVRDHLNDTSVVFIDARPAAEFSGATPGDGVTRPGHIPGAHNLFWRNALISETDPRLRSPEVLASAYTLAEAAQADTVVVYCRTGVQASHAYYVARYLERKVKMYDASFIEWSRRGADFPVER encoded by the coding sequence ATGCGAAAGCTCTTTCCCCTGATGCTCGGAGCCGCGCTGGTGGCGGCCACCGCCGCCTGCCCGGTCCGGGTTCCCAAGTCCAACCCCATGCCCAAGTGGAACGAGGACCTTCGCGAAACCTCGGGGGAGCTGGGGCAGCGGCTGAACGATCCCCGGGTGGTGGTGCTGCACGTGGGCCGCGACCGCACCAGCTACGACGCGGGCCACATCCCCGGCGCGCGCTTCCTGCCGCTGTCGGCCATCGTCGCGGAGCGCAACGGCATTCCCAACGAGCTTCCCTCCGTGCAGCAGCTGGAAGAGGCGTTCGAAGCCGTCGGCGTGTCCGACAACTCGCGGGTGGTCCTGTACGGCGACCTGCAGGGGCTGCTGGCTGCGCGCGCCTTCTTTACGCTGGACTACCTGGGGCACGCGGACCACGCCATCCTCGACGGCGGGCTGGAGAAGTGGCGCGTCGACGAGCGGGCCGTGTCGACGGAGGTGCCGGCAGCACGGCGCGGATCGCTCACCCCGCGGCCCCGCGCCGACCTGGTGGTGACGGCCGAATGGGTGCGCGATCACCTGAACGACACCAGCGTGGTGTTCATCGACGCGCGGCCCGCCGCGGAGTTCAGCGGCGCCACGCCGGGCGATGGCGTCACGCGGCCCGGCCACATCCCCGGCGCGCACAACCTGTTCTGGCGCAACGCGCTGATCTCGGAAACGGACCCGCGCCTGCGCTCGCCCGAGGTGCTGGCCTCCGCGTACACCCTGGCCGAGGCGGCACAGGCCGACACGGTAGTGGTGTACTGCCGCACGGGCGTGCAGGCCAGCCACGCCTACTACGTGGCACGCTACCTGGAGCGGAAAGTGAAGATGTACGACGCCTCGTTCATCGAGTGGAGCCGGCGGGGCGCCGATTTTCCCGTGGAGCGGTAG
- the trxC gene encoding thioredoxin TrxC, producing the protein METTTQQHKATVQCPSCGRLNRVDLARAAHRPRCGHCKQAIALDRPLHLSDAAFDRVVADSPVPVLVDFYADWCGPCKMMAPVLDRVAAERMGSVLVAKVDTDANPMVSQRFAIRSIPTLIVFRGGREVAREMGALPAPRLNALLDSAMR; encoded by the coding sequence ATGGAAACGACGACGCAGCAGCACAAGGCGACGGTGCAGTGCCCCTCGTGCGGGCGGCTTAACCGCGTGGACCTGGCCCGCGCGGCCCACCGGCCCCGGTGCGGCCACTGCAAGCAGGCGATCGCTCTCGACCGGCCGCTGCACCTTTCCGACGCCGCGTTCGACCGCGTGGTGGCGGATTCGCCCGTGCCCGTGCTGGTGGACTTCTACGCCGACTGGTGCGGCCCCTGCAAGATGATGGCGCCCGTGCTGGACCGGGTGGCGGCCGAGCGGATGGGCAGCGTGCTGGTGGCCAAGGTGGACACCGACGCCAACCCCATGGTGTCGCAGCGCTTCGCCATCCGCTCCATCCCCACGCTGATCGTGTTCCGCGGCGGCCGCGAGGTGGCGCGGGAGATGGGCGCCCTCCCCGCGCCCCGCCTCAACGCGCTCCTCGACTCGGCGATGCGTTGA